A section of the Acropora muricata isolate sample 2 chromosome 4, ASM3666990v1, whole genome shotgun sequence genome encodes:
- the LOC136914573 gene encoding QRFP-like peptide receptor: MDVKGYPDNESFSPARHLFESSCFEMDSTSVKISRLVPYVFVITFSAVGNILVPLVVFRAQSMRKAVNFFIVNMAISDLLITLVYMPRVVSILLAGYRWLSKGLAGLVFCKLVYFVHETALSVSIFSAVCISGERFIAVIRPLRTWNRDNKLARILITVTWIGSLSMRIPILLANEIQEINGKTYCVLFLDEVFWPGSTAVYHKLNLIGMYATPLGVMVILYSATLCTLKNRNRPGNPVAPKTTMQPSDIRNRKVSRMVLMVLTAFLLCWMLYFVVAVMESYDIDILCDVRYFRLFLAHFNCALTPVFYALFSENYRREFKSILFACYGESRVRSMTSQQALHGRHVFHESRTSHAKLFFHRKT; encoded by the coding sequence ATGGATGTCAAGGGATATCCAGATAATGAGTCATTTTCTCCTGCGAGACATTTGTTTGAAAGTTCCTGCTTCGAAATGGACTCCACTTCTGTTAAAATAAGCAGACTAGTTCCTTATGTTTTTGTTATAACATTCTCTGCTGTCGGAAATATTCTGGTTCCTTTGGTGGTCTTCAGAGCTCAATCGATGCGGAAAGCTGTAAACTTCTTTATAGTCAACATGGCCATAAGTGACCTGCTTATCACGCTCGTTTACATGCCACGCGTGGTCTCCATTCTCCTCGCGGGATATCGTTGGTTGAGTAAAGGTTTAGCTGGACTTGTTTTTTGCAAGCTGGTGTATTTTGTTCACGAAACCGCATTGAGTGTGTCCATCTTTTCAGCAGTTTGCATCAGTGGCGAGAGATTCATTGCGGTGATACGTCCACTGAGAACATGGAACAGGGATAATAAACTGGCTCGAATCCTTATCACTGTAACATGGATAGGGTCTTTATCAATGCGGATTCCAATACTCCTGGCCAACGAGATTCAGGAGATTAACGGGAAGACTTACTGCGTGCTTTTCTTAGATGAAGTATTCTGGCCAGGTTCCACAGCGGTGTATCACAAGCTTAATTTAATTGGCATGTATGCCACGCCCCTGGGCGTCATGGTGATTCTTTATTCAGCAACACTCTGTACTCTGAAGAACCGAAATCGACCAGGAAATCCAGTCGCCCCCAAAACCACCATGCAGCCTTCTGATATAAGAAACAGGAAAGTGTCTCGTATGGTTTTAATGGTTCTAACTGCGTTTTTGCTTTGCTGGATGCTTTACTTTGTTGTTGCAGTTATGGAATCGTACGACATTGACATTCTCTGTGATGTGCGTTACTTCCGACTTTTCCTCGCTCATTTTAATTGCGCCTTGACGCCTGTGTTTTATGCGCTTTTCAGTGAAAACTACAGACGTGAatttaaaagcattttgttCGCTTGTTATGGGGAATCAAGAGTGCGTTCGATGACTTCACAACAAGCTCTTCATGGACGACATGTGTTTCACGAGAGTCGGACTTCTCacgcaaaattattttttcaccgAAAGACTTAA